A DNA window from Sphingomonas changnyeongensis contains the following coding sequences:
- the rsmD gene encoding 16S rRNA (guanine(966)-N(2))-methyltransferase RsmD, which translates to MRIISGQWRGRTLIAPEGEATRPTADRTREALFSMLTSRLGSFEALRVADLFAGTGALGLEALSRGAGACVFVERDHAALAALKANIARLGATGAEIRAQAAEGFAGGPFDIVFLDPPYRSGLGVKVLPRLALEPGCWASIETAFDEDVEVPGFAVDAVRRHGKAKLTLLRKL; encoded by the coding sequence ATGCGGATCATTTCGGGCCAGTGGCGCGGCCGCACGCTGATCGCGCCTGAAGGCGAGGCAACCCGCCCGACCGCCGACCGGACGCGCGAGGCGCTGTTTTCGATGCTGACCAGCCGGCTCGGCAGTTTCGAGGCGCTGCGCGTCGCCGATCTGTTCGCCGGCACCGGCGCGCTGGGGCTGGAGGCGCTGTCGCGCGGCGCGGGCGCGTGCGTGTTCGTCGAACGCGACCATGCGGCGCTGGCCGCGCTCAAGGCCAATATCGCCCGGCTGGGCGCGACCGGGGCCGAAATCCGCGCCCAGGCGGCCGAAGGCTTTGCCGGCGGGCCGTTCGACATCGTGTTCCTCGATCCGCCCTATCGCTCGGGCCTTGGGGTGAAGGTGCTGCCGCGCCTCGCGCTCGAGCCGGGCTGCTGGGCGAGCATCGAGACGGCGTTTGACGAGGATGTGGAGGTGCCCGGCTTTGCGGTCGACGCGGTGCGCCGCCATGGCAAGGCGAAGCTGACGCTGCTGCGCAAGCTCTGA
- a CDS encoding YegP family protein, which translates to MAHKFVIKKTDGGEYRAYFKYNSETIFWTEAYSAKAGARNAIDSILKNGPTAPIEEE; encoded by the coding sequence ATGGCGCACAAATTCGTGATCAAGAAGACCGATGGCGGCGAATATCGCGCCTATTTCAAATACAACAGCGAAACGATCTTCTGGACCGAGGCCTATTCCGCCAAGGCCGGCGCGCGCAACGCGATCGACTCGATCCTGAAAAACGGCCCGACCGCCCCCATCGAAGAGGAGTGA
- a CDS encoding alpha/beta fold hydrolase, whose translation MSLFRSVLIGAMIAGGAGGCTAVITQASFFPRETLAAPDQVLKAPPGYVATSRMIDLDGIGQVRVVRLDNPGSDAAIIYSAGNGGFVDSDASSRMAASLAAVTGADIILYDYPGRGGTTVPATIAAAVAFGPAMVERLRRDGWLGAGPVYAYGLSFGGSMAAAMVRGGGFAGLIIEGSAADYQAIGRDFVPGIAKPFVKVRTDEALRGFDYFGYALAGRAPILLLSGTGDKVIRPRRMREFADQLTAKGAQVTLRPVPVGHGGALDSQEGRDALAAFMGQRTASAD comes from the coding sequence ATGTCACTGTTCAGGTCGGTGCTGATCGGGGCGATGATTGCCGGTGGTGCAGGTGGCTGCACGGCGGTGATCACGCAGGCGAGCTTTTTCCCGCGCGAAACACTGGCGGCCCCCGATCAGGTGCTGAAAGCGCCGCCTGGTTATGTCGCCACCAGCCGGATGATCGATCTGGACGGGATCGGGCAGGTCCGGGTGGTGCGGCTCGACAATCCGGGCAGCGATGCGGCGATCATCTACAGCGCGGGCAATGGCGGGTTCGTCGATTCCGACGCATCCAGCCGCATGGCCGCGAGCCTTGCCGCCGTCACCGGCGCGGACATCATCCTTTACGATTATCCGGGCCGGGGCGGCACCACCGTGCCGGCGACGATCGCTGCGGCGGTCGCGTTCGGCCCGGCGATGGTCGAACGGCTGCGGCGCGACGGCTGGCTGGGGGCGGGGCCGGTCTATGCCTATGGCCTGTCCTTCGGCGGCAGCATGGCGGCGGCGATGGTGCGTGGCGGCGGCTTTGCCGGGCTGATCATCGAGGGCAGCGCCGCCGATTATCAGGCGATCGGCCGCGATTTCGTGCCCGGCATCGCCAAGCCGTTCGTCAAGGTGCGGACCGACGAGGCGCTGCGCGGGTTCGACTATTTCGGCTATGCGCTTGCCGGCCGCGCGCCGATCCTGCTGCTGTCGGGCACCGGGGACAAGGTGATCCGCCCCCGGCGGATGCGCGAGTTTGCCGACCAGCTGACGGCCAAAGGCGCGCAGGTCACGCTGCGCCCGGTGCCGGTCGGCCATGGCGGGGCGCTGGACAGCCAGGAAGGCCGCGACGCGCTGGCGGCGTTCATGGGCCAGCGCACGGCCAGCGCGGACTGA
- the mutL gene encoding DNA mismatch repair endonuclease MutL, translating into MSIRRLPSHLVNRIAAGEVVERPASALKELVENAIDAGARRIAIRLGAGGTELIEVADDGCGMTPADMRLAIERHATSKLPDDAIDQVATLGFRGEALPSIASVARMRIESRVRGADGWALEIDNGAVGREGPAALPPGTRIRVEALFERVPARRKFLRSPRAEYAACLDAVRRLAMARADIGFTLDHDGRTTLSVPPGDSRPGRVAALTDRDLPANSIAIDLVRDTLVLGGVAGLPTFSRGVADHQYLFVNGRPVKDRLLAGAVRGAYADLLARDRHPLVALFLDLPLTEVDVNVHPAKTEVRFRDPAAVRGLIVGGIRRALDAAGHQSARAPSILSGWQTGMPAAPAGAAVHDALTGWPGPGQMALDGLAGGAPAMLAGSGGAGFPPPASPAPASSGPGWAPLGRAEAAFAPVPQAVRHPLGVARGQVAATYIVAEAEDGLVLVDQHAAHERLVLERMRRATADGRVAAQALLLPEVVELDEPACDRLEARAAELAALGLDLERFGPAAMLVRATPALLGTDDPQALVRDLADDLAAFDAALSLGERLDAIAATMACHGSVRAGRSLSVAEMNALLREMEATPHSGQCNHGRPTWVKLSMADVEKLFGRK; encoded by the coding sequence ATGTCAATACGTCGCCTGCCCTCGCATCTGGTCAATCGCATCGCCGCCGGTGAAGTGGTGGAAAGACCGGCCAGCGCGCTGAAGGAACTGGTCGAAAACGCCATCGACGCGGGCGCGCGGCGCATCGCCATCCGGCTGGGCGCGGGCGGGACCGAGCTGATCGAGGTCGCGGATGACGGCTGCGGCATGACTCCCGCCGACATGCGGCTGGCGATCGAGCGTCACGCCACGTCGAAGCTGCCGGACGACGCCATCGATCAGGTGGCGACGCTCGGCTTTCGCGGCGAGGCGCTGCCCTCGATCGCCAGCGTCGCGCGGATGCGGATCGAAAGCCGGGTGCGCGGCGCCGATGGCTGGGCGCTTGAGATCGACAATGGCGCCGTCGGGCGCGAAGGGCCGGCCGCGCTGCCGCCGGGGACGCGCATCCGGGTCGAGGCGCTGTTCGAACGCGTGCCGGCGCGGCGCAAATTCCTGCGTTCGCCCCGCGCCGAATATGCCGCCTGTCTGGATGCGGTGCGGCGGCTGGCGATGGCGCGGGCGGACATCGGCTTCACCCTTGATCATGACGGGCGCACCACCTTGTCGGTGCCGCCCGGCGACAGCCGGCCCGGGCGTGTCGCCGCGCTCACCGACCGCGATCTGCCGGCCAACAGCATCGCCATCGATCTGGTGCGCGACACGCTGGTGCTGGGCGGGGTGGCCGGGCTGCCGACCTTCAGCCGCGGGGTCGCCGATCATCAATATCTGTTCGTGAACGGGCGGCCGGTGAAGGACCGGCTGCTCGCCGGCGCGGTGCGCGGGGCCTATGCCGATCTGCTGGCGCGCGACCGCCATCCGCTGGTCGCGCTGTTCCTCGATCTGCCGCTGACCGAGGTGGATGTGAACGTGCATCCCGCCAAGACCGAAGTCAGGTTCCGCGACCCGGCGGCGGTGCGCGGCCTGATCGTCGGCGGCATTCGCCGCGCGCTCGATGCCGCGGGGCATCAGAGCGCGCGGGCCCCCTCGATCCTGTCGGGCTGGCAGACGGGGATGCCCGCTGCGCCCGCAGGCGCTGCCGTGCATGATGCCCTGACCGGCTGGCCGGGGCCGGGGCAGATGGCGCTTGATGGTCTGGCGGGCGGCGCACCCGCCATGCTGGCCGGTTCGGGCGGGGCGGGGTTCCCGCCGCCCGCATCACCCGCGCCCGCATCCTCCGGTCCGGGATGGGCGCCGCTCGGCCGGGCGGAGGCGGCGTTTGCGCCCGTGCCGCAGGCGGTGCGCCATCCGCTGGGCGTGGCGCGCGGGCAGGTGGCGGCGACCTATATCGTTGCCGAGGCCGAGGATGGGCTGGTGCTTGTCGACCAGCATGCCGCGCATGAGCGGCTGGTGCTTGAACGCATGCGCCGCGCGACCGCCGATGGCCGCGTGGCCGCGCAGGCGCTGCTGCTGCCCGAAGTGGTCGAGCTGGACGAACCGGCGTGCGACCGGCTGGAGGCGCGGGCGGCAGAGCTGGCGGCCTTGGGGCTGGATCTGGAACGTTTCGGCCCGGCGGCGATGCTGGTGCGCGCGACCCCCGCGCTGCTCGGCACCGATGATCCGCAGGCGCTGGTGCGCGACCTGGCCGATGATCTGGCCGCGTTCGACGCCGCGCTCAGCCTTGGCGAACGGCTGGACGCGATCGCCGCCACCATGGCCTGCCATGGCAGCGTGCGCGCCGGCCGGTCGCTGTCGGTCGCCGAAATGAACGCCCTGCTGCGCGAAATGGAGGCAACCCCGCACAGCGGCCAGTGCAACCATGGCCGCCCGACCTGGGTGAAGCTGTCCATGGCCGATGTCGAAAAGCTGTTCGGGCGCAAATAG
- a CDS encoding rod shape-determining protein, translating into MFFSRFFKFISHDMAIDLGTANTVVYVRGRGIVLNEPSVVAIETVNGVKRVKAVGDDAKLMMGKTPDTIQAIRPLRDGVIADIDVAEQMIKHFITKVHGQRRFPRWPEIVICVPSGSTSVERRAIRDAASNAGASQVWLIEEPMAAAIGADMPVTEPIGSMVVDIGGGTTEVAVLSLRGLAYTTSVRVGGDKMDEAIASYVRRNHNLLIGEATAERIKKEVGTAKPPADGVGKTIQIKGRDLVNGVPKEIEINQGQIAEALSEPVGTIIEGVRIALENTAPELAADIVDQGIVITGGGALLEGLDEVLRDETGLPVTIADDPLTCVALGTGRALEDPMFRGVLLTA; encoded by the coding sequence ATGTTCTTTTCGCGTTTCTTCAAATTCATTTCGCACGACATGGCAATCGACCTCGGCACGGCCAACACGGTCGTCTATGTGCGCGGGCGCGGCATCGTGCTCAACGAGCCGTCGGTGGTCGCGATCGAGACGGTCAACGGCGTCAAGCGCGTCAAGGCCGTGGGCGATGATGCCAAGCTGATGATGGGCAAGACGCCCGACACGATCCAGGCCATCCGCCCGCTGCGCGACGGCGTGATCGCCGACATCGACGTCGCCGAACAGATGATCAAGCATTTCATCACCAAGGTGCACGGCCAGCGGCGCTTTCCGCGCTGGCCGGAAATCGTGATCTGCGTCCCCTCCGGCTCGACCTCGGTCGAACGGCGCGCGATCCGCGACGCCGCCTCCAATGCCGGGGCCAGCCAGGTGTGGCTGATCGAGGAGCCGATGGCGGCCGCGATCGGTGCCGACATGCCGGTCACCGAGCCGATTGGCTCGATGGTCGTCGATATCGGCGGCGGCACCACCGAGGTGGCGGTTCTGTCGCTGCGCGGCCTTGCCTATACCACCTCGGTGCGCGTCGGCGGCGACAAGATGGACGAAGCCATCGCCTCCTATGTCCGGCGCAACCACAATCTGCTGATCGGCGAAGCGACTGCCGAGCGGATCAAGAAGGAAGTGGGCACCGCCAAGCCGCCGGCCGACGGCGTCGGCAAGACCATCCAGATCAAGGGCCGCGACCTGGTGAACGGCGTGCCCAAGGAAATCGAGATCAACCAGGGCCAGATCGCCGAAGCCCTGTCCGAACCGGTCGGCACGATCATCGAGGGCGTGCGCATCGCGCTTGAAAACACCGCCCCTGAACTCGCCGCCGACATTGTCGATCAGGGCATCGTCATCACCGGCGGCGGCGCGCTGCTCGAAGGGCTGGACGAGGTGCTGCGCGACGAGACCGGGCTGCCGGTGACGATCGCCGACGATCCGCTGACCTGCGTGGCGCTGGGCACCGGTCGGGCGCTTGAAGACCCGATGTTCCGCGGCGTCCTGCTGACCGCCTGA
- the mreC gene encoding rod shape-determining protein MreC, with protein sequence MARPSDRRPGHSRRAQYGLFFSYVAAVSGAVVALLLLILSAVDPQGFGALKGAVGDAMMPLSAGGRAVVRTAGDLGTDMGAYVDAAGKVRRLEAEARARETALIKARAVAVENARLKRLLGIVDAERPPVATARLVSSSGTSIRRFAMLSAGLTSGVRTGMPVRGPEGLVGRVAGAGAISARVQLITDGGTVVPVKRAADGLPAIATGLGDGRIEIRTLGAESNPFRPGDIFLTSGAGGVYPPDVPVARVTRRTRDGAVALPAADPARLDYAIVEQPFQPALADAESGNAPAAESGGQNGSQNGAGQP encoded by the coding sequence ATGGCACGCCCCTCCGATCGGCGGCCCGGCCATTCGCGGCGGGCGCAATATGGGCTGTTCTTCAGCTATGTCGCGGCGGTGTCCGGCGCGGTCGTGGCGCTGTTGCTGCTGATCCTGTCGGCGGTCGACCCGCAGGGGTTCGGCGCGCTGAAAGGTGCGGTCGGCGACGCGATGATGCCGCTCAGCGCCGGCGGGCGCGCGGTGGTGCGCACGGCCGGCGATCTGGGCACGGACATGGGCGCCTATGTCGATGCCGCCGGCAAGGTCCGCCGGCTGGAGGCAGAGGCGCGGGCGCGCGAGACAGCGCTGATCAAGGCGCGCGCGGTTGCGGTTGAAAATGCGCGGCTCAAGCGCCTGCTCGGCATCGTCGACGCGGAACGCCCGCCGGTTGCGACCGCCCGGCTGGTCAGTTCGTCGGGCACCAGCATCCGCCGGTTCGCGATGCTGTCGGCCGGGCTGACATCGGGCGTGCGCACCGGCATGCCGGTGCGCGGGCCGGAAGGGCTGGTGGGCCGCGTGGCCGGGGCCGGCGCGATTTCGGCGCGCGTGCAGCTGATCACCGATGGCGGCACCGTGGTGCCCGTGAAGCGCGCGGCGGACGGCCTGCCGGCGATCGCCACCGGTCTTGGCGACGGGCGGATCGAAATCCGCACGCTGGGCGCGGAATCCAACCCCTTCCGCCCCGGCGACATCTTCCTGACTTCGGGCGCGGGCGGCGTCTATCCGCCCGACGTGCCGGTGGCGCGGGTGACGCGGCGTACGCGCGACGGCGCGGTCGCCCTGCCGGCGGCCGATCCGGCGCGGCTCGATTACGCCATCGTCGAACAGCCTTTCCAGCCCGCACTGGCCGATGCCGAAAGCGGCAACGCACCGGCGGCGGAAAGCGGGGGCCAGAACGGGAGCCAGAACGGGGCTGGGCAGCCATGA
- a CDS encoding rod shape-determining protein MreD: MNVRTGQFGPPPVLSARARIVPVAATMAGSMVSGLPVILDQPLLPPAGLMMLLAWRLLRPGLWPVWAALPLGLFDDLASGQPVGSAMLSWTLIFLAIEASERTLVWRDYVQDWLIAALCLIGGIVFGYVAALAAGGAAPFAVIVPQMLMAVLLFPMTARLCARLDQWRLR, from the coding sequence ATGAACGTCCGCACCGGCCAGTTCGGCCCGCCGCCCGTCCTGTCGGCGCGGGCACGCATCGTGCCCGTCGCCGCGACCATGGCCGGTTCGATGGTAAGCGGCCTGCCCGTCATTCTCGATCAGCCGCTGCTGCCGCCCGCCGGGCTGATGATGCTGCTTGCCTGGCGGCTGCTGCGTCCCGGCCTGTGGCCGGTCTGGGCGGCGCTGCCGCTGGGGCTGTTCGACGATCTGGCCAGCGGCCAGCCGGTCGGCAGCGCGATGCTCAGCTGGACGCTGATCTTTCTTGCCATCGAGGCGTCGGAACGCACGCTCGTCTGGCGCGATTATGTGCAGGACTGGCTGATCGCCGCGCTGTGCCTGATCGGCGGCATCGTGTTCGGCTATGTGGCCGCGCTGGCGGCAGGGGGAGCCGCGCCCTTTGCCGTCATCGTGCCGCAGATGCTGATGGCGGTGCTGCTGTTCCCGATGACCGCGCGGCTGTGCGCGCGGCTCGACCAGTGGCGGCTGCGATGA
- the mrdA gene encoding penicillin-binding protein 2, with the protein MKRPPRVVTDASQTFTFTRRAMFLGAAQAGVGLVLAGRMAWLSIAENERYALLSESNRVNLTLIPPRRGWIVDRNGRPIAINRTDFRIDIIPDRLTDADRVLATLQSLLKLPPEEMARIREDLDAAAGYQPVQVAENLDWNSFAAVSVRLDELPGVSPMRGYSRFYPDGAAVGHLIGYVGAASAKAYEESKDPLLITPGFKVGKDGVEKQLEPLLRGNPGAKRVEVTARGKLVRELATRPDEPGRTLKLTIDEPLQAYAARRMGPQSGAAIVIDCQTGGILAMASMPAFDPNSFSDGIGRDEWRMLSEDERRPLYNKALLAMYPPGSTFKPIHALAILGAGISPEETVHCPGGYRLGNRFYRCLGRHGTVDMTRAIAKSCNTYFYAMGRRIGIERIAEAARTAGLGRKYDLPFPSQNYGTVPDSAWKKRKYDQDWSAADTLNAAIGQGYVLVTPLQMAVAAARIASGRMLEPQLLAGQAKGMADALPIPPEYLAAVREGMRQVVNGDGTAGRSRLPIAGIEMAGKTGTAQVRRIAGGQRGGLNVPWKYRDHGLFVFFAPADNPRYAGAVVVEHGMSGSGAAAPVARDIMTFLFNPEQAMATLTEMEAGWGGDITQRMAREAAAFRTRGTPAAQPGEAPPAAGAAGAAAPGAPATGAAASPPGAPGAPTAAEGSAAPGQPAAPPPPEEDPE; encoded by the coding sequence ATGAAGCGGCCGCCCCGGGTCGTCACCGATGCCAGCCAGACCTTCACCTTCACGCGCCGGGCGATGTTCCTGGGCGCTGCCCAGGCCGGGGTCGGGCTGGTGCTTGCCGGGCGCATGGCCTGGCTGTCGATCGCCGAGAATGAGCGCTATGCGCTGCTGTCGGAAAGCAACCGGGTCAATCTGACGCTGATCCCGCCCCGGCGCGGCTGGATCGTCGACCGCAATGGCCGGCCGATCGCGATCAACCGCACCGATTTCCGCATCGACATCATCCCCGACCGGCTGACCGATGCCGACCGGGTGCTCGCCACGCTGCAGAGCTTGCTGAAACTCCCGCCCGAGGAAATGGCGCGCATCCGCGAGGATCTGGATGCCGCTGCCGGCTATCAGCCCGTGCAGGTGGCGGAAAATCTCGACTGGAACAGCTTTGCCGCGGTGAGCGTCAGGCTGGACGAGCTGCCCGGCGTGTCGCCGATGCGCGGCTATTCGCGCTTCTATCCCGATGGTGCGGCGGTCGGCCATCTTATCGGCTATGTCGGCGCGGCCTCGGCCAAGGCCTATGAGGAGAGCAAGGACCCGTTGCTGATCACGCCGGGCTTCAAGGTCGGCAAGGACGGCGTTGAAAAACAGCTGGAGCCGCTGCTGCGCGGCAATCCCGGCGCGAAGCGTGTCGAGGTCACGGCGCGCGGCAAGCTGGTGCGCGAACTGGCGACGCGGCCCGACGAACCGGGCCGGACGCTCAAGCTCACCATCGACGAACCGCTCCAGGCCTATGCGGCGCGGCGCATGGGCCCGCAATCGGGCGCGGCGATCGTCATCGACTGCCAGACCGGCGGCATCCTCGCCATGGCGTCGATGCCGGCCTTTGATCCCAACAGCTTTTCCGACGGCATCGGCCGCGACGAATGGCGGATGCTGTCGGAGGATGAGCGCCGGCCGCTCTACAACAAGGCGCTGCTCGCCATGTATCCGCCCGGCTCGACCTTCAAGCCGATCCATGCGCTCGCCATTCTGGGCGCGGGGATCAGCCCGGAAGAAACGGTGCACTGCCCCGGCGGCTACCGGCTCGGCAACCGTTTCTACCGCTGTCTGGGGCGGCACGGCACGGTCGACATGACCCGCGCCATCGCCAAGAGCTGCAACACTTATTTCTACGCGATGGGCCGCCGCATCGGCATCGAACGCATTGCCGAGGCGGCGCGCACCGCCGGGCTGGGGCGCAAATACGATCTGCCCTTTCCGTCGCAGAATTACGGCACCGTGCCCGACAGCGCGTGGAAAAAGCGCAAATATGATCAGGACTGGTCGGCGGCGGACACGCTCAACGCCGCCATCGGCCAGGGCTATGTGCTGGTGACGCCGCTGCAGATGGCGGTGGCGGCGGCGCGCATCGCCTCGGGCCGGATGCTCGAGCCGCAATTGCTCGCCGGGCAGGCAAAGGGCATGGCGGATGCGCTGCCGATCCCGCCCGAATATCTGGCCGCGGTGCGCGAAGGCATGCGCCAGGTGGTCAATGGCGATGGCACCGCCGGGCGCAGCCGGCTGCCGATCGCCGGCATCGAAATGGCCGGCAAGACCGGGACGGCGCAGGTGCGGCGGATCGCCGGCGGCCAGCGCGGCGGGCTGAACGTGCCGTGGAAATATCGCGATCACGGGCTGTTCGTGTTCTTCGCCCCTGCCGACAATCCGCGCTATGCCGGTGCGGTGGTGGTCGAACATGGCATGTCGGGATCAGGCGCGGCAGCACCGGTTGCGCGCGACATCATGACGTTCCTGTTCAATCCCGAACAGGCGATGGCGACGCTCACTGAAATGGAGGCCGGCTGGGGCGGCGACATCACCCAGCGCATGGCGCGCGAGGCCGCCGCCTTCAGGACGCGCGGCACCCCGGCCGCTCAGCCTGGGGAAGCGCCCCCGGCGGCAGGCGCGGCCGGGGCGGCTGCACCCGGCGCGCCCGCGACCGGCGCGGCCGCATCGCCGCCCGGCGCGCCCGGTGCGCCCACCGCCGCAGAAGGATCGGCAGCGCCCGGCCAGCCCGCCGCCCCGCCCCCGCCAGAGGAAGACCCGGAATGA
- a CDS encoding ABC transporter permease, which yields MRDLFQPAWAIARRDFAATVLTPTFLLFLLAPLLMFGVGAIGGVGAAQVARDAGAEAGPVALAAGAEAAALRRADKVLRAVLPRRAEAMRLTVTAPAADPAAQARALVLGAGPRVPAVLYGPPGARRVLAAEGASSGFAGDYLVALDAAAAAPGAPARVDTVARPRADRTRESGRSLGFGVVFTMFFLTLLLAGQAVGTLSEERANKAIEILAAAAPLEAVFLGKLLGMLGVAFLFIGFWGALLAQGAALLPADLAAPLRDVIVRPGFILLFIAYFMLAFLLLGAVFLGVGAQAGTMREIQMLSLPITLFQVAMFALAGAAANAPDAPVGVFAAIFPFSSPFAMAARAAMGVPMWQHAAALAWQLLWLAGTILLAARLFRIGVLKSGGLRLFARRSG from the coding sequence TGCTGACGCCGACATTCCTGCTGTTTCTGCTCGCGCCGCTGCTGATGTTCGGCGTCGGCGCGATCGGCGGTGTCGGTGCGGCGCAGGTGGCGCGCGATGCCGGGGCGGAGGCCGGGCCGGTCGCGCTTGCCGCCGGGGCCGAGGCGGCGGCGCTGCGCCGTGCGGATAAGGTGCTGCGCGCGGTGCTGCCGCGCCGGGCCGAGGCGATGCGGCTGACGGTCACGGCCCCCGCCGCCGATCCCGCCGCGCAGGCGCGCGCGCTGGTGCTGGGGGCGGGGCCGCGGGTGCCGGCGGTGCTTTACGGTCCGCCCGGCGCGCGGCGTGTGCTGGCGGCGGAGGGGGCGTCGTCAGGCTTTGCCGGCGATTATCTGGTCGCGCTCGATGCCGCAGCCGCCGCACCGGGCGCGCCGGCGCGGGTCGATACGGTCGCCCGCCCGCGTGCGGACCGGACGCGCGAGAGCGGCCGTTCGCTCGGCTTCGGGGTCGTGTTCACGATGTTCTTCCTGACGCTGCTGCTCGCCGGCCAGGCGGTCGGCACGCTTTCCGAGGAACGGGCGAACAAGGCGATCGAGATCCTGGCCGCCGCCGCCCCGCTCGAGGCGGTGTTCCTGGGCAAGCTGCTCGGCATGCTGGGCGTCGCTTTTCTGTTCATCGGCTTCTGGGGGGCGTTGCTGGCGCAGGGGGCGGCATTGCTGCCCGCCGATCTCGCCGCACCGCTGCGCGACGTGATCGTGCGGCCGGGCTTCATCCTGTTGTTCATCGCTTATTTCATGCTGGCTTTCCTGCTGCTCGGCGCGGTGTTTCTGGGCGTGGGCGCGCAGGCCGGCACGATGCGCGAAATCCAGATGCTGTCGCTGCCCATAACCTTGTTCCAGGTCGCGATGTTCGCGCTGGCGGGGGCGGCGGCCAATGCGCCCGATGCCCCGGTCGGAGTGTTTGCGGCGATCTTCCCGTTCAGTTCGCCCTTCGCAATGGCGGCGCGCGCGGCGATGGGCGTGCCGATGTGGCAGCATGCGGCGGCCCTTGCGTGGCAGCTGCTGTGGCTGGCGGGGACGATCCTGCTCGCTGCGCGGCTGTTCCGCATCGGCGTCCTGAAATCGGGCGGCCTGCGGCTGTTCGCGCGGCGCAGCGGCTGA